TTTGAGCAGCTTATAGACGGATGAATTAGAATCGAAGCTTCTCAGCGTTTCGCCTGGCGTAAGATCACCCTTGGAGTAATCAATTGCGCCTGTCGTGCTGATCGGATCAGCCGTTACCGGACCGTTCACATTCCAAGTCTCATTCGTCAGCTTCATGTTGATGCTCTGCAGCGGCAGATCTTCACTGGCCGGAAGGGCAACATTGAAGTCGATGTTCTGTTTGCGGACATGGAAGCCGCTATCCACGAAGATATCCGCGCTCAGCTTCGTATCCTTGCCGAGAACAGTCTTGAGTTCAGGAGTTGTCTCATAGAGGTTCTCCAGCTGCTTGTCATAGACCAGCAGGAGAGCATCCACAGCCAGCTTGGCTGCATCATGTACTACAGTGACTACTCCTTCTTTGTCCTCCAGCGGAATATCGCCCAGACCGATACTGTTCAGATCTTCAGCTTTGTCTTTGATGAGCGGATACATATAATCATAGAGACCGCTGATCAGGGCGGTGAAGCCTTCGGTATCCTTAGACACAGATCTCAGGAAGCTCTTCAGCAATACTGGCAGCTCTTCCCCTGTAATTTCCGTATGTAGCTTCGTCAAGCTGGTTGGCTGGCCGTATACGGATTCATTTACTGATGTCACTGTGATCGCACCCGGGTTCGGAAGATTCTTGATCACAAACTGGGAGGCCAGCTTGGTGAATTCCAAAGTTTTGGCTGGATCGGTTACTTCCAGGCCAAGCAGCATTTCATTGCTCTGAAGCGGCATGTAGAACGGCTGCTTCGCGCCTTCAGCGGTGAAGACCAGGTTCTTCTGGTCGGTGAAGAGGGAGAACGGAATCTTGAACTCCTTGTAACCCACAACTCCCGTAGCCGAGACATTGCCGTTATCCTGAACCTTCACATGACCAAGCGTAAGCGATAAGGAATTAATAAGATCAACAACTTCGCGGTCCTCTGCGGTGATGCCTGCAGCAGGAATAGCGCTCAGGGTCATCGTAGTGCTTGATTCAGAGGATTTGACATCCACATCCCCCAGCAGTGCCTTATTGACATCGAAGCCGCCAACGCTCTGGCAGCCTGACAGAATCAGCAGCAGGGCGAGAATCGGCACCAGCCATTTGGTTCTTGCTTTCATTTTCTTCATAGCATGTCTCCTCTAGCTCATAATTTGGCAACGTACCCATCATCTCAGAGGAGCATCAATTTGTAAATACAGCACCTGGAAATGATGAACCCTCATACGCTAAATAAACTCCGCCATTCTATAAATACCCATTCTTTGAAAAAGAGAAACTTTACCATGGCAAGGATTGCTAAATGGGCCGGATAAAAGCTCCACCAGACCCAGCGCGGCAGACGTCTCTTCTCCAGCAGCACCCAAAAACCCGGGGTCAGCGCGATCAGAACGGTCGGAATAATGCTGGCCATCTGCACCAGCCAATTATAATAGAACAGATAGAATACATTCAGCGCCAAATGCGCCAGCACGAGCACATAAGAACGGGTATACCGGAAAATCAGCACCAGCAGCAGTCCGTAGGCATTGTAGTCAAGCGGCAGCGCATCCATCAGCAGCACAGCGGCTACCACTACTGGAATACCCGCCCACAGATTGGGCAGCTTATCAAGCAGGGCAAGGATCAGCGCTGAGAGGAGCAGGGTGAAGACGACGTTCCAGCCTCCCGGATGAATCGCCAGATTGTACGGAATTTGCGCCAGCACAGAGATCACAAACAGCCGCCGCAGATAGCGGGGTCTGGAGGAGGTATGAATATAGCCTTGCGCCAGCGCGTAGCAGTAGATCGGGAAGGCAATTCTCCCCACATATCTCCAGGCAAGCTCCCCCGGGAAAAAGATCAGCCCAACATGGTCAATCAGCATGGTCAGCATGGCAATAATCTGCATCTGTAGCCTCCTGTTACTATTCATGAAATATAAAACACCTTAGGTGCTATTATCCATGCTAGAGGCACCTGCTGCAAGCTGCGCGGGAAGACTTGAACGCCAAATAACCCCACAAAGTGGGGCTTTAGCGTAGGTGATGACTCAGGTACTTTGCGGGGACCCCAAAACATATAAATTCTGGCGAACAAGCCGGAGCCGCCCCATCTGGAGCAGTCCCGGCCTGAATCTGTATCCTATATCAGGCTGTCTTCGACTTGTTATAGATATCAAAGCCTACGGCAAGCAGGAGCACCAGTCCCTTGATTCCCTGCTGCCAGTCTACGCCGAGGCCGACAAGCGACATGCCGTTGTTCATGACACCCATGACCAGACCGCCGATAATGGCACCGACCACGGTTCCGATTCCCCCGGACGCGGAGGCTCCGCCGATGAAGCAGGCAGCGATAGCGTCCAGCTCGAAGTTCGTACCAGCCTTAGGGGTAGCTGAGTTCAGGCGTGCCGCGAAGACCAGACCGGACAGGGCAGCGAGTACACCCATGTTGACGAATACCCAGAAGGTCACCCGTTTGGTTTTGACGCCGGAGAGGCTTGCCGCCTTCTCATTGCCGCCCAGGGCATAGATATGCCGCCCCATGGTCATGTGGTTCATGACGAAGGAGTAGATCACGATCAGCACCATCAGAATCACAAGGATATTAGGAATCCCGTTATATTGTGCCAGAACATAGGTGAACAGGTTGATGACGATCACCAGCGCAGCGGCCTTGGCAACGGACATCCAGACCGGAGATTGCTCGAAGCCGTACTTCACCGTGATCCGTCGGCTGCGGATTTCCTGATAGATCACCAGCAGCGACAGCAGAACGCCGATGATCAGAGTCAGCATATTCAGCGAACCCACGCTTGCGACATCGGGAATGAAGCCAGAGCTGATCTTCTGAAAAGCCTTAGGAAACGGTGCAATCGACTGCCCGTTCAGCACAATCATCGTCAGACCGCGGAACAGCAGCATGCCCGCCAAGGTAACGATGAACGCCGGGATTTTGACATAAGCGACCCAGAAGCCCTGCCAGGCTCCGACCAGCGCACCCATCAGCAGCGAGATGACTACCGCCAGTACCGGATTCAGCTCCATATCCACCATCATAATGGCCGACAGGGCCCCGATGAAGGCAGCTACCGAGCCGACCGAGAGGTCGATATGCCCAGTGATGATTACCAGCACCATCCCGATAGCCAGCACCAGGATGTAGCTGTTCTGCAGAATCAGGTTGGTCACGTTCAGCGGCTTCAGCAGAATGCCGTCCGTCAGAATTTGAAAGAACACCGAAATAAAGATCAAGGCAATGATCATGCCGTATTGGCGGATATTTTTTTTGAACAGTTCACTAATAGCTCCCATGCGGTGTTACCCCCTGCTTCGTGTCATGAATTTCATCAAAAGCTCCTGCGTGGCGTCCTTCCGCTCCACTTCCCCGCTGATCCGCCCCTCGCACATGGTGTAGATCCGGTCGCACATCCCGATAATTTCCGGCAGCTCGGAAGAAATGACCAGCACACCCTTCCCCTCTGCGGCCAGACTGTTGATAATGGAATAAATCTCATATTTCGCTCCAACATCAATGCCCCGGGTAGGCTCATCGAGGATCAGAACATCCGGCTGGGCGTAGATCCATTTGCTGAGCACCACCTTTTGCTGGTTGCCGCCGCTGAGATTCACGGTTTTTTGCAGGATGCTGGGGGTCTTGATGTTCAGCTTCTTGCGGTATTCCTCTGCGACCAGCACTTCCTCGTTCTCATTAATGACACCGTGACGGGAAAGCTTCTTCAGGCTGCTGAGCGAGATGTTCCGCTTGATATCATCGATCAGGATCAGGCCGTAATGCTTGCGGTCCTCGGTCACGTAGGCTAACCCGTTCTCAATCGCCTGACTGATGTTATTCAGGTGCACTTCCTTGCCGTGCATAAAAGTCTGGCCGCTGATCCGCTTGCCATATGACTTGCCGAACACACTCATCGCCAGCTCCGTACGCCCTGCGCCCATGAGCCCGGCAATACCGACTACCTCTCCGCGCCGGATGTGGAGATTGATCTGATCCAGCATTTTGCGGTCCGCCTGTGTCTCGTGATAGACATTCCAGTCGCGGATCTCGAAGATCGTCTCGCCTAGGTTAGGTGTCCGCTCAGGGTAACGGTTCGTCAGATCGCGCCCGACCATGCCTTTGATAATGACATCCTCGGTAACGGCATCCTGCTTCATATCCAGGGTTTTAATGGTCTGTCCATCCCGCAGAATCGTGACGGAATCCGCTATCTTCTCGATTTCGTTCAATTTGTGGGAAATGATAATCGAGGAGATCCCCTGCTTCTTCAGCTCCAGAATGAGGAGCAGCAGA
The window above is part of the Paenibacillus sp. FSL H8-0048 genome. Proteins encoded here:
- a CDS encoding copper amine oxidase N-terminal domain-containing protein translates to MKKMKARTKWLVPILALLLILSGCQSVGGFDVNKALLGDVDVKSSESSTTMTLSAIPAAGITAEDREVVDLINSLSLTLGHVKVQDNGNVSATGVVGYKEFKIPFSLFTDQKNLVFTAEGAKQPFYMPLQSNEMLLGLEVTDPAKTLEFTKLASQFVIKNLPNPGAITVTSVNESVYGQPTSLTKLHTEITGEELPVLLKSFLRSVSKDTEGFTALISGLYDYMYPLIKDKAEDLNSIGLGDIPLEDKEGVVTVVHDAAKLAVDALLLVYDKQLENLYETTPELKTVLGKDTKLSADIFVDSGFHVRKQNIDFNVALPASEDLPLQSINMKLTNETWNVNGPVTADPISTTGAIDYSKGDLTPGETLRSFDSNSSVYKLLKEEMAITSKSLMIAPDDDYYYPVVKNGTTYVPLRYVAEDMDAKVEWDGPNKSIKVTDDVYGDQLVFKIGSAQAQIAGKTVKLPLAVFVDEYGDANVPLRVLAEGLHATVEVDDDGYIWIERP
- a CDS encoding TraX family protein — its product is MQIIAMLTMLIDHVGLIFFPGELAWRYVGRIAFPIYCYALAQGYIHTSSRPRYLRRLFVISVLAQIPYNLAIHPGGWNVVFTLLLSALILALLDKLPNLWAGIPVVVAAVLLMDALPLDYNAYGLLLVLIFRYTRSYVLVLAHLALNVFYLFYYNWLVQMASIIPTVLIALTPGFWVLLEKRRLPRWVWWSFYPAHLAILAMVKFLFFKEWVFIEWRSLFSV
- the mmsB gene encoding multiple monosaccharide ABC transporter permease; its protein translation is MGAISELFKKNIRQYGMIIALIFISVFFQILTDGILLKPLNVTNLILQNSYILVLAIGMVLVIITGHIDLSVGSVAAFIGALSAIMMVDMELNPVLAVVISLLMGALVGAWQGFWVAYVKIPAFIVTLAGMLLFRGLTMIVLNGQSIAPFPKAFQKISSGFIPDVASVGSLNMLTLIIGVLLSLLVIYQEIRSRRITVKYGFEQSPVWMSVAKAAALVIVINLFTYVLAQYNGIPNILVILMVLIVIYSFVMNHMTMGRHIYALGGNEKAASLSGVKTKRVTFWVFVNMGVLAALSGLVFAARLNSATPKAGTNFELDAIAACFIGGASASGGIGTVVGAIIGGLVMGVMNNGMSLVGLGVDWQQGIKGLVLLLAVGFDIYNKSKTA
- the mmsA gene encoding multiple monosaccharide ABC transporter ATP-binding protein, with translation MSEIILEMKGITKTFPGVKALSGVNLQVKAGEIHALCGENGAGKSTLMKVLSGVYPHGTYEGDILYQGQVCQFKDIKDSEGLGIVIIHQELALIPYLSISENIFLGNEQARRGVINWNETTVKTKALLNTVGLKESPFTGVSTIGVGKQQLVEIAKALSKEVKLLILDEPTAALNEDDSENLLLLILELKKQGISSIIISHKLNEIEKIADSVTILRDGQTIKTLDMKQDAVTEDVIIKGMVGRDLTNRYPERTPNLGETIFEIRDWNVYHETQADRKMLDQINLHIRRGEVVGIAGLMGAGRTELAMSVFGKSYGKRISGQTFMHGKEVHLNNISQAIENGLAYVTEDRKHYGLILIDDIKRNISLSSLKKLSRHGVINENEEVLVAEEYRKKLNIKTPSILQKTVNLSGGNQQKVVLSKWIYAQPDVLILDEPTRGIDVGAKYEIYSIINSLAAEGKGVLVISSELPEIIGMCDRIYTMCEGRISGEVERKDATQELLMKFMTRSRG